In a single window of the Dinghuibacter silviterrae genome:
- the argS gene encoding arginine--tRNA ligase — MAITNIIGDSVKAALTALYGIETDVRDFQINQTKPEFEGDYTVVVFALVKKLRKSPDGLGKELGEYLVAQNPGLFSAYNVIKGFLNLTVTDSYWTELLGNAFQDARYGAGAPKGERVMVEYSSPNTNKPLHLGHLRNNFLGWSTAEILKACGYEVVKTCIANDRGIHICKSMVAWQRFAHGATPASTGTKGDHFVGDYYVLFGEEHKKETAALVAGGMPQEEAEKEAPVMKAAQQMLVDWEAGQPDVIALWSQMNAWVYAGFADTYRAIGSDFDKTYYESETYLLGKDMVDVGLEKGVFFQKEDGSVWIDLTDEGLDQKIVRRRDGTSVYITQDIGLAEFKYNEYHCNQSIYVVGDEQNYHFKVLKLICQRLGIPGADGIYHLSYGMVELPTGRMKTREGTVVDADDIVAEMVNLARVKTEELGKVDGFTAAEREDLYHTLGLGALKFFLLRVDPRKRMLFNPEESIDLHGFTATFIQYVYARIRSVLRKEGAPAGGFSTALLPLEKELLVVLEQFPSVVETAGSDHDPSLIANYAFRLGQVFNSFYAEHSIGNAENPAKRHLRLGLAQMTGNVLAFALSLLGIAVPERM, encoded by the coding sequence ATGGCTATCACAAACATCATAGGCGATTCAGTAAAAGCGGCCCTGACCGCGTTGTATGGCATCGAGACGGACGTCAGGGATTTCCAAATCAACCAGACCAAGCCGGAATTCGAAGGCGACTATACGGTCGTTGTTTTTGCGCTGGTCAAAAAACTGCGGAAGTCTCCGGACGGTCTGGGGAAGGAGCTGGGAGAGTACCTGGTGGCGCAAAACCCGGGGCTCTTTAGCGCGTACAATGTCATCAAAGGATTTCTGAACCTGACCGTAACCGATAGCTATTGGACGGAGTTGCTTGGCAACGCTTTTCAAGACGCCCGCTACGGGGCCGGGGCGCCGAAGGGCGAACGCGTGATGGTCGAATACTCTTCCCCGAACACCAACAAACCCCTCCACTTAGGCCACCTCCGGAACAACTTCCTGGGTTGGAGCACGGCGGAAATCCTCAAGGCCTGCGGGTATGAAGTCGTCAAGACGTGTATCGCCAACGACCGGGGCATCCATATCTGTAAAAGCATGGTGGCCTGGCAGCGGTTTGCGCATGGCGCGACCCCGGCGTCCACGGGGACGAAGGGGGACCACTTCGTGGGTGACTATTATGTGCTTTTCGGAGAAGAACATAAAAAAGAAACGGCGGCGCTGGTAGCGGGGGGCATGCCGCAGGAAGAGGCGGAAAAAGAGGCGCCGGTCATGAAGGCGGCACAGCAGATGCTGGTCGACTGGGAGGCGGGCCAACCCGATGTGATCGCGCTGTGGAGCCAGATGAACGCCTGGGTGTACGCGGGTTTTGCGGATACCTACCGTGCCATCGGGAGCGACTTTGACAAGACCTATTACGAAAGCGAGACCTACCTGCTGGGGAAGGATATGGTGGATGTAGGGCTGGAAAAGGGTGTCTTTTTCCAGAAGGAGGACGGCAGTGTCTGGATCGACCTGACCGACGAAGGGCTGGACCAGAAGATCGTCCGCCGCCGGGACGGCACGTCGGTATACATCACCCAGGACATTGGTTTGGCGGAGTTCAAATACAACGAATACCACTGCAACCAGAGCATCTACGTCGTGGGGGATGAGCAAAATTATCACTTCAAAGTACTCAAGCTGATCTGCCAGCGCCTCGGTATTCCTGGGGCGGATGGCATTTACCACCTGAGCTACGGCATGGTGGAGCTGCCCACGGGTCGTATGAAAACCCGGGAAGGCACGGTGGTGGACGCGGACGACATCGTCGCAGAGATGGTCAACCTCGCCCGGGTCAAAACCGAGGAGCTGGGCAAGGTGGACGGGTTTACCGCCGCCGAACGCGAGGACCTGTATCATACCCTGGGCCTGGGCGCCCTGAAGTTTTTCCTGCTCCGGGTGGATCCCCGCAAAAGAATGTTGTTTAACCCGGAGGAGTCCATCGACCTGCACGGGTTTACCGCGACCTTTATCCAGTACGTATACGCGCGTATCCGGTCGGTCCTGCGGAAGGAAGGGGCGCCTGCGGGCGGTTTTTCAACCGCTTTGCTGCCGTTGGAAAAAGAATTGCTGGTCGTGCTGGAACAATTCCCCTCCGTCGTCGAGACCGCGGGTTCGGACCACGATCCTTCGTTGATCGCCAATTACGCCTTCCGGCTGGGGCAGGTGTTCAACTCGTTTTACGCAGAGCACTCGATCGGCAATGCCGAAAACCCCGCTAAACGCCACCTCCGGCTGGGGCTGGCGCAAATGACGGGGAATGTGCTGGCGTTTGCGTTGTCGCTGCTCGGGATTGCCGTGCCGGAGCGGATGTAA